One window from the genome of Anopheles merus strain MAF chromosome 3R, AmerM5.1, whole genome shotgun sequence encodes:
- the LOC121595167 gene encoding tubulin polyglutamylase TTLL4 isoform X1 gives MVGSILKILVTLLYSCCVWLLQSITTKFATIMDFKQNGSPTAAASSSQQQQPLVGGVLYGSDARNGSSTVRLQSLKQNQLTGPNPSSTAGPPLRRRCRSESLPMAPLLYGSADQQQSRSKKSTLQGHGHHPAHLSSQHRQKFPPGHDHHPAGGPGGLYIESFALQQQPHPGNRKVPLPLATHELLPTIATSASTAIGCNGQQQQQAKENVAQNHLYGAGVNAKDVYMSELDGLRKDRRNGGYYVPNELQLESRFARNLEANFATRATILERSSGRKLRARSESEPQEFMYHSAHRNGAGFGAGGGGGSSLLAGQRTAGHHHHHHLHHLRYSRDNTLKRTRDTISPTLEADESYAMLIGEEDTVIGSESSLSSSAVITCVPVHCSKDSPPSKMVNAADEMDVSGDHVLSSSRTVSGQQQRVKPAKILTGTATGQSRTAKVTVRANRVGINRLKPKLASTLTSTGVVGTSVPGETKRKSASPQPQAKGTAGSSIIGVVHNTGSSSPTPSGVSVGTSGGESVHTQDLDAETIDQSDAGDDDDDLDDECNGEDDDLDDEIAISSDEVLDDSLTDSEDNYRSYLAAAYQKPKSHSGSPSPSLGNRAPAVTSIGSVVGGYAPAGPLAPSLFPYVPPYLTFATHEEKGPPMPPAIHKVLKWKLTLITPIVVRKVLLNSGFRLLKKTNDWIGIWGRHMKSTLFKTLRPYQKFNHLPGSFQIGRKDRVWRNLQTQMNRHGKKEFGFMPRTYIIPQDLKMLRQMWPRYNQRNCKWIIKPPASARGTGIKVVNRWSQIPKRKPLIVQRYIERPLLINGSKFDLRLYVLVTSMNPLRVYMHTDGLARFASVKYSEKSETLSDRYMHLTNYSINKLSNNYAQNEDADACQGHKWTIKSLWSYFAEQGINVDRLWGALRNLVLRTVLAGEGSIHAMSKVNVGSKYNCYELFGIDVLLDSELVPWLLEVNISPSLHSASSLDLCVKGPLVKALLNTVMYQVPPRIPMAEQKEILKEQGLEGPLCFDKRIYTTGLSKTERLKHTQFIQKDMAREDYLNTILEELTPDDVRCLLLTEDELARSAPLERILPAPNSYRYIGFTENPRYYNRLLDAWEHRYGHNRSEGIALLQSLCERKVHLQVPPSTLKKDCNNKPQTDSTNSENGSQDSGIHTEQTSLSELPSQESSSMYQSQESIDQLPEDTPRRKPITTAAVPTTTPNGTAEPPATATDEPPSSLVVTAQPIVIRAIYPPGSNNLLSTQTIEVPVAVLAPATEPTGASRDPAPTIEGDNGDDGIRLGDKIKQILDDALLLKQQECGGDTENTIIVQE, from the exons ATGGTCGGAAGCATTCTTAAAATACTCGTCACGCTGCTGTACTCCTGCTGCGTATGGTTGCTGCAAAGT ATAACAACTAAATTTGCCACCATAATGGACTTCAAACAGAACGGGTCgccaacggcagcagcaagttcctcccaacagcaacaaccgcTCGTCGGTGGCGTTCTGTACGGTAGCGATGCGCGCAACGGAAGCTCCACCGTTCGTTTGCAATCGCTAAAGCAAAACCAGCTTACGGGGCCGAACCCTTCCTCGACCGCCGGTCCACCGCTGCGCCGAAGATGTCGCAGCGAAAGTCTTCCAATGGCACCGCTCCTGTACGGTTCGGCGGACCAGCAGCAAAGCCGCTCGAAAAAGAGCACCCTCCAAGGTCACGGTCACCATCCTGCGCACCTCAGTAGCCAACATAGGCAAAAGTTCCCCCCAGGGCACGATCATCATCCTGCCGGCGGACCGGGCGGCCTGTACATCGAATCGTTCGccctgcagcagcaaccacaccCGGGAAACCGGAAAGTTCCACTGCCACTAGCGACCCACGAACTGCTGCCCACGATCGCAACGAGCGCTTCCACTGCCATCGGCTGcaacgggcagcagcagcagcaggcgaagGAAAACGTCGCACAAAACCATCTGTACGGGGCGGGCGTGAACGCGAAGGATGTGTACATGAGCGAGCTGGACGGGCTGCGGAAGGATCGGCGCAACGGGGGCTACTACGTGCCAAACGAGCTGCAGCTCGAGTCGCGCTTCGCGCGCAACCTCGAGGCCAACTTTGCCACGCGCGCCACCATACTGGAGCGCAGCAGCGGGCGGAAGCTGCGCGCCCGGAGCGAATCGGAACCGCAGGAGTTTATGTACCACAGTGCCCACAGGAACGGTGCCGGCTTCGGtgccggcggtggcggcggtagTAGTTTGCTCGCGGGCCAGCGCACGGCcggccaccaccatcatcatcaccttcaTCACCTTCGATACAGTAGAGAT AACACACTGAAACGAACGCGTGACACCATCTCGCCAACACTCGAAGCGGACGAATCGTACGCCATGCTAATCGGCGAGGAGGACACGGTCATCGGTAGCGAATCGTCTTTATCATCGTCAGCCGTTATTACGTGCGTACCGGTGCACTGTTCGAAAGATTCACCTCCCTCAAAAATGGTAAACGCAGCCGACGAGATGGATGTTAGTGGTGATCATGTGCTATCCTCGAGCAGAACCGTCTCcggtcagcagcagcgtgtcAAACCGGCAAagatcctgaccggcactgccACCGGCCAGTCCCGAACGGCCAAAGTGACCGTGCGAGCGAACCGTGTCGGCATAAACCGGTTAAAGCCCAAACTGGCAAGCACACTGACCAGCACCGGCGTTGTCGGCACGTCCGTCCCGGGCGAAACGAAACGCAAATCAGCCTCCCCGCAACCACAAGCAAAGGGCACCGCCGGTTCCTCCATCATTGGCGTGGTACACAATACGGGCAGCTCGTCGCCGACACCATCCGGCGTTTCAGTCGGCACGAGCGGCGGCGAATCGGTGCACACGCAGGACCTCGACGCGGAAACGATCGACCAGTCGGATGcgggcgatgatgatgacgatctGGACGACGAGTGTAACGGGGAGGATGACGATCTCGACGACGAGATCGCGATCAGCAGCGACGAGGTGCTGGACGACTCGCTGACCGACTCGGAGGATAACTATCGGTCGTATCTGGCCGCGGCCTACCAGAAGCCAAAGTCCCACTCGGGCTCGCCGTCGCCGTCGCTCGGCAACAGGGCGCCGGCCGTTACGTCGATCGGCAGTGTCGTGGGCGGGTACGCACCGGCCGGTCCGCTCGCACCGAGCCTGTTTCCCTACGTCCCTCCCTACCTGACGTTTGCGACGCACGAGGAGAAGGGCCCGCCGATGCCGCCCGCCATTCACAAGGTGTTGAAGTGGAAGCTGACGCTCATCACGCCGATCGTCGTGCGCAAGGTGCTGCTAAACAGTGGCTTTAGGTTGTTAAAAA AAACGAACGACTGGATCGGCATCTGGGGCCGGCACATGAAGAGCACGCTGTTCAAGACGCTGCGACCGTACCAGAAGTTTAACCACCTGCCCGGCAGCTTCCAGATCGGGCGGAAGGACCGGGTGTGGCGCAACCTGCAGACGCAGATGAACCGCCACGGCAAGAAGGAGTTCGGTTTCATGCCCCGCACCTACATCATACCTCAGGACTTGAAGATGCTGCGCCAGATGTGGCCCCGGTACAACCAGCGCAACTGCAAGTGGATCATCAAGCCGCCGGCGTCGGCCCGCGGCACCGGCATCAAGGTGGTGAACCGCTGGTCGCAAATACCGAAGCGGAAGCCACTGATCGTGCAGCGGTACATCGAGCGGCCGCTGCTGATCAACGGCAGCAAGTTCGACCTGCGCCTGTACGTGCTGGTCACGTCGATGAACCCGCTGCGGGTGTACATGCACACGGACGGGTTAGCCCGGTTCGCGTCGGTCAAGTACAGCGAGAAGTCGGAAACGCTCAGCGACCGGTACATGCATTTAACGAACTACAGTATTAACAAGCTGTCGAACAACTACGCCCAGAACGAGGATGCGGACGCGTGCCAGGGCCACAAGTGGACGATCAAGTCGCTGTGGTCGTACTTTGCCGAGCAGGGCATCAATGTGGACCGGCTGTGGGGGGCGCTGCGCAATCTCGTCCTGCGCACGGTGCTGGCCGGCGAGGGCTCGATACACGCGATGTCGAAGGTGAACGTGGGCAGCAAGTACAACTGCTACGAGCTGTTCGGCATCGATGTGCTGCTCGACTCGGAGCTGGTGCCGTGGCTGCTCGAGGTGAACATTTCCCCCTCGCTGCATTCGGCATCGTCCCTGGATCTGTGTGTGAAGGGGCCGCTGGTGAAGGCGCTGCTTAACACGGTGATGTATCAG GTTCCCCCGAGAATACCGATGGCAGAGCAGAAGGAGATACTGAAGGAGCAGGGACTGGAGGGCCCGCTCTGCTTTGACAAGCGCATCTACACGACGGGATTGTCTAAGACCGAAAGACTGAAACACACCCAATTCATCCAGAAGGACATGGCGCGGGAAGAT TATCTCAACACAATACTGGAAGAGCTAACGCCCGACGATGTGCGCTGCCTGCTGCTGACGGAGGACGAGCTAGCGCGCAGTGCTCCGCTGGAGCGAATCCTGCCGGCCCCGAACAGCTACCGGTACATTGGGTTTACCGAGAATCCTCGGTACTACAACCGGCTGCTCGACGCCTGGGAGCACCGGTACGGCCATAACCGGTCGGAGGGTATCGCACTGCTGCAGTCACTCTGTGAGCGAAAGGTGCACCTGCAGGTACCGCCCAGCACGCTAAAGAAG GACTGCAACAATAAACCACAAACGGATAGTACAAACAGCGAGAACGGCTCGCAGGACAGTGGCATCCACACGGAGCAGACCAGCCTGTCCGAGCTACCGTCCCAGGAGTCGTCCTCCATGTACCAGTCGCAGGAATCGATCGACCAGCTGCCGGAGGATACGCCTCGCCGCAAGCCAATCACGACGGCCGCCGTGCCGACCACCACCCCCAACGGTACAGCCGAACCGCCGGCGACCGCGACCGACGAACCGCCATCATCGCTCGTCGTTACCGCGCAGCCCATTGTAATCCGTGCCATTTATCCACCGGGTAGCAACAATCTGCTCAGCACCCAGACGATAGAGGTTCCGGTCGCGGTCCTGGCACCGGCCACCGAACCGACCGGTGCATCGCGCGACCCGGCGCCGACGATCGAGGGTGACAACGGTGACGACGGCATTCGGTTGGGTgacaaaattaagcaaatcCTAGACGACGCGTTGCTGCTGAAGCAACAAGAGTGTGGCGGCGATACGGAAAACACGATCATCGTACAGGAATAG
- the LOC121595167 gene encoding tubulin polyglutamylase TTLL4 isoform X5, whose protein sequence is MVGSILKILVTLLYSCCVWLLQSITTKFATIMDFKQNGSPTAAASSSQQQQPLVGGVLYGSDARNGSSTVRLQSLKQNQLTGPNPSSTAGPPLRRRCRSESLPMAPLLYGSADQQQSRSKKSTLQGHGHHPAHLSSQHRQKFPPGHDHHPAGGPGGLYIESFALQQQPHPGNRKVPLPLATHELLPTIATSASTAIGCNGQQQQQAKENVAQNHLYGAGVNAKDVYMSELDGLRKDRRNGGYYVPNELQLESRFARNLEANFATRATILERSSGRKLRARSESEPQEFMYHSAHRNGAGFGAGGGGGSSLLAGQRTAGHHHHHHLHHLRYSRDNTLKRTRDTISPTLEADESYAMLIGEEDTVIGSESSLSSSAVITCVPVHCSKDSPPSKMVNAADEMDVSGDHVLSSSRTVSGQQQRVKPAKILTGTATGQSRTAKVTVRANRVGINRLKPKLASTLTSTGVVGTSVPGETKRKSASPQPQAKGTAGSSIIGVVHNTGSSSPTPSGVSVGTSGGESVHTQDLDAETIDQSDAGDDDDDLDDECNGEDDDLDDEIAISSDEVLDDSLTDSEDNYRSYLAAAYQKPKSHSGSPSPSLGNRAPAVTSIGSVVGGYAPAGPLAPSLFPYVPPYLTFATHEEKGPPMPPAIHKVLKWKLTLITPIVVRKVLLNSGFRLLKKTNDWIGIWGRHMKSTLFKTLRPYQKFNHLPGSFQIGRKDRVWRNLQTQMNRHGKKEFGFMPRTYIIPQDLKMLRQMWPRYNQRNCKWIIKPPASARGTGIKVVNRWSQIPKRKPLIVQRYIERPLLINGSKFDLRLYVLVTSMNPLRVYMHTDGLARFASVKYSEKSETLSDRYMHLTNYSINKLSNNYAQNEDADACQGHKWTIKSLWSYFAEQGINVDRLWGALRNLVLRTVLAGEGSIHAMSKVNVGSKYNCYELFGIDVLLDSELVPWLLEVNISPSLHSASSLDLCVKGPLVKALLNTVMYQVPPRIPMAEQKEILKEQGLEGPLCFDKRIYTTGLSKTERLKHTQFIQKDMAREDYLNTILEELTPDDVRCLLLTEDELARSAPLERILPAPNSYRYIGFTENPRYYNRLLDAWEHRYGHNRSEGIALLQSLCERKVHLQVPPSTLKKDIWSAFRAAYWRCRTIQGRLQQ, encoded by the exons ATGGTCGGAAGCATTCTTAAAATACTCGTCACGCTGCTGTACTCCTGCTGCGTATGGTTGCTGCAAAGT ATAACAACTAAATTTGCCACCATAATGGACTTCAAACAGAACGGGTCgccaacggcagcagcaagttcctcccaacagcaacaaccgcTCGTCGGTGGCGTTCTGTACGGTAGCGATGCGCGCAACGGAAGCTCCACCGTTCGTTTGCAATCGCTAAAGCAAAACCAGCTTACGGGGCCGAACCCTTCCTCGACCGCCGGTCCACCGCTGCGCCGAAGATGTCGCAGCGAAAGTCTTCCAATGGCACCGCTCCTGTACGGTTCGGCGGACCAGCAGCAAAGCCGCTCGAAAAAGAGCACCCTCCAAGGTCACGGTCACCATCCTGCGCACCTCAGTAGCCAACATAGGCAAAAGTTCCCCCCAGGGCACGATCATCATCCTGCCGGCGGACCGGGCGGCCTGTACATCGAATCGTTCGccctgcagcagcaaccacaccCGGGAAACCGGAAAGTTCCACTGCCACTAGCGACCCACGAACTGCTGCCCACGATCGCAACGAGCGCTTCCACTGCCATCGGCTGcaacgggcagcagcagcagcaggcgaagGAAAACGTCGCACAAAACCATCTGTACGGGGCGGGCGTGAACGCGAAGGATGTGTACATGAGCGAGCTGGACGGGCTGCGGAAGGATCGGCGCAACGGGGGCTACTACGTGCCAAACGAGCTGCAGCTCGAGTCGCGCTTCGCGCGCAACCTCGAGGCCAACTTTGCCACGCGCGCCACCATACTGGAGCGCAGCAGCGGGCGGAAGCTGCGCGCCCGGAGCGAATCGGAACCGCAGGAGTTTATGTACCACAGTGCCCACAGGAACGGTGCCGGCTTCGGtgccggcggtggcggcggtagTAGTTTGCTCGCGGGCCAGCGCACGGCcggccaccaccatcatcatcaccttcaTCACCTTCGATACAGTAGAGAT AACACACTGAAACGAACGCGTGACACCATCTCGCCAACACTCGAAGCGGACGAATCGTACGCCATGCTAATCGGCGAGGAGGACACGGTCATCGGTAGCGAATCGTCTTTATCATCGTCAGCCGTTATTACGTGCGTACCGGTGCACTGTTCGAAAGATTCACCTCCCTCAAAAATGGTAAACGCAGCCGACGAGATGGATGTTAGTGGTGATCATGTGCTATCCTCGAGCAGAACCGTCTCcggtcagcagcagcgtgtcAAACCGGCAAagatcctgaccggcactgccACCGGCCAGTCCCGAACGGCCAAAGTGACCGTGCGAGCGAACCGTGTCGGCATAAACCGGTTAAAGCCCAAACTGGCAAGCACACTGACCAGCACCGGCGTTGTCGGCACGTCCGTCCCGGGCGAAACGAAACGCAAATCAGCCTCCCCGCAACCACAAGCAAAGGGCACCGCCGGTTCCTCCATCATTGGCGTGGTACACAATACGGGCAGCTCGTCGCCGACACCATCCGGCGTTTCAGTCGGCACGAGCGGCGGCGAATCGGTGCACACGCAGGACCTCGACGCGGAAACGATCGACCAGTCGGATGcgggcgatgatgatgacgatctGGACGACGAGTGTAACGGGGAGGATGACGATCTCGACGACGAGATCGCGATCAGCAGCGACGAGGTGCTGGACGACTCGCTGACCGACTCGGAGGATAACTATCGGTCGTATCTGGCCGCGGCCTACCAGAAGCCAAAGTCCCACTCGGGCTCGCCGTCGCCGTCGCTCGGCAACAGGGCGCCGGCCGTTACGTCGATCGGCAGTGTCGTGGGCGGGTACGCACCGGCCGGTCCGCTCGCACCGAGCCTGTTTCCCTACGTCCCTCCCTACCTGACGTTTGCGACGCACGAGGAGAAGGGCCCGCCGATGCCGCCCGCCATTCACAAGGTGTTGAAGTGGAAGCTGACGCTCATCACGCCGATCGTCGTGCGCAAGGTGCTGCTAAACAGTGGCTTTAGGTTGTTAAAAA AAACGAACGACTGGATCGGCATCTGGGGCCGGCACATGAAGAGCACGCTGTTCAAGACGCTGCGACCGTACCAGAAGTTTAACCACCTGCCCGGCAGCTTCCAGATCGGGCGGAAGGACCGGGTGTGGCGCAACCTGCAGACGCAGATGAACCGCCACGGCAAGAAGGAGTTCGGTTTCATGCCCCGCACCTACATCATACCTCAGGACTTGAAGATGCTGCGCCAGATGTGGCCCCGGTACAACCAGCGCAACTGCAAGTGGATCATCAAGCCGCCGGCGTCGGCCCGCGGCACCGGCATCAAGGTGGTGAACCGCTGGTCGCAAATACCGAAGCGGAAGCCACTGATCGTGCAGCGGTACATCGAGCGGCCGCTGCTGATCAACGGCAGCAAGTTCGACCTGCGCCTGTACGTGCTGGTCACGTCGATGAACCCGCTGCGGGTGTACATGCACACGGACGGGTTAGCCCGGTTCGCGTCGGTCAAGTACAGCGAGAAGTCGGAAACGCTCAGCGACCGGTACATGCATTTAACGAACTACAGTATTAACAAGCTGTCGAACAACTACGCCCAGAACGAGGATGCGGACGCGTGCCAGGGCCACAAGTGGACGATCAAGTCGCTGTGGTCGTACTTTGCCGAGCAGGGCATCAATGTGGACCGGCTGTGGGGGGCGCTGCGCAATCTCGTCCTGCGCACGGTGCTGGCCGGCGAGGGCTCGATACACGCGATGTCGAAGGTGAACGTGGGCAGCAAGTACAACTGCTACGAGCTGTTCGGCATCGATGTGCTGCTCGACTCGGAGCTGGTGCCGTGGCTGCTCGAGGTGAACATTTCCCCCTCGCTGCATTCGGCATCGTCCCTGGATCTGTGTGTGAAGGGGCCGCTGGTGAAGGCGCTGCTTAACACGGTGATGTATCAG GTTCCCCCGAGAATACCGATGGCAGAGCAGAAGGAGATACTGAAGGAGCAGGGACTGGAGGGCCCGCTCTGCTTTGACAAGCGCATCTACACGACGGGATTGTCTAAGACCGAAAGACTGAAACACACCCAATTCATCCAGAAGGACATGGCGCGGGAAGAT TATCTCAACACAATACTGGAAGAGCTAACGCCCGACGATGTGCGCTGCCTGCTGCTGACGGAGGACGAGCTAGCGCGCAGTGCTCCGCTGGAGCGAATCCTGCCGGCCCCGAACAGCTACCGGTACATTGGGTTTACCGAGAATCCTCGGTACTACAACCGGCTGCTCGACGCCTGGGAGCACCGGTACGGCCATAACCGGTCGGAGGGTATCGCACTGCTGCAGTCACTCTGTGAGCGAAAGGTGCACCTGCAGGTACCGCCCAGCACGCTAAAGAAG GATATTTGGTCAGCGTTCCGAGCTGCGTACTGGCGTTGTCGAACGATACAGGGTC GACTGCAACAATAA